The Gadus morhua chromosome 18, gadMor3.0, whole genome shotgun sequence DNA segment GAGAACCTActaaagtgacattttcatgtcatgggtcGTTTTTAAAATGTCTATTCTTGTCACTTTCACAAGCTCATCATCGCCATAGTGATGTCTCAATGGTAGTTTTTCTTAAGTGCTTACTCAAATTAATAATGATTTCCTGTTTTTCTATTTCTAGATGGTGGCCAAGAAGGTTTCTGGTGCTGATGACAACGATGAGGAAATCCCAACGCTGGTTCCCATTGGAACACCCGCCAAAAAGGCAAAGCTTGAGGTCAGTACAGCTGCAGCTTCCTCTTTCACGTTGTGACTCGATGCGTTCCTTACACAATCATGGATACATGCATCCACCACTGTTCCTTATCAAGGGCATTTGGTTGTTTTCTATGATCGTGCCGTAAGGATGTAAGGTTCctaaaaaaacatgaacacgtactagggatgggcacgagtagtaaattccaaactcgagtgatcgaaggaattcctcgaggatcaatcgagtactcgttaaatcaaatctatttttagaatgcaacgcatctgcagcaggaataggcggcAGGCCCGATGataaacggcaatattaccaaccaaacatgtaatgcttattctccatcaaaacggtcagagttatcagagtattcattatttatttttgcaaacgttcaaaacacattttccttacaaaaataaatatgcgcagcgtctcacaatttaaatcacgtcgaaccaaggcctgtaacagtttaaaaaaaaacgaaacaagtagcctaaccattgcaaataaatgcttaaagctgcaaataaaacggcagcaaatggactatcgAAATACTCagagttgtgatcttctctacacgcccgggattacagctgcgtcttgcggcggtgaaaatagccgacacactttcactttcaccgttgctgcgggtctgctttcccgaactcaccgttgtgtttcaggagcatatgttgccgcatagtactttctggtagctcgatttcgcttggcatattttacatttcaccttatgatctcctatttctttaaagtatttaaattcttcgctgcgatttgctttaaccgccatctcttaactttttgaattctggcgtgcctgcacacggcacggaacgcgccatggaaatggatgcatttaattttctttgtgcccacgtcatgcgttagtggcgccgacagaaaattgatacatttgcttcagaaaactttgtttgtgtgtgtatatgcaaactcgagtttgcctgtccaccaaccgagttcatttgaaacgagtagtactcgagtaatcgattcctcacgcccatccctaacaCGTACTCCATCAGACTTCATTCATTTATGCAAGaaaacaaatacttttttttgtgaAGTAAGCTTAAAAATATGCTATTTATGGATTATCGTAGTAAGTTAAAGATTCCTTTAAAGTGTAAGGAATATCGAACACTGATATTAAAAACAATGTGTTATGGGCAGAGTGGCTCTGTGTTATCCCCATGTTTACAAACCATATGAAGGTGACCAACCAAACATTTTACAACGGGGACAAAAGGGAAAAGATTGCTCTGTTGAACATACAAGTTATATGACCATGTTCTTCATGTCTTTCGGTGGATCAAAATTTTTTGGTCATTGCCTCTTTTAAAGACATGCCATGTCTTCCTCGTAAGGGTGGCTGGAACTGATCTCTCGTCTCTTGTGCTCCTCTGACAGAAACCACAGAAGAGCAAAAAGAAGGTGGCCCTCGAGACGGCCCCAGAAGCCGACGGACAGAAGAAAGCCCCCAgaccccggaggaggaggaggatacgCAAACCTGCTGAGAATGCCCTCACACCTAACGCTCTGAACAAATCCCCTAAACACGGCAGACAGAAAAAGACCCAGAAGCACCAGCCCCAGAAGACCGGCAAGCCTTCTCCCAAACCCAAAAAGAAGGCACGTAAAATGACCAAATGAGCGCCACGGTGACGTCTCTGCACCCGCGCCTCACCACAGCTCCCTCCACACGGACATTTGATCACATGGAAATCTAGTCTAAACCAGTCTGATGTTGTTCATAGCTATGGTGATGCTCACTTGCCATTTGTTTTCAAAAATGGACCTGTATGCTTTgttatattactattattataaaacGTAACTACTCAAGTTCCCCTTTCCGTCTGCTTATTTGTTAAAGTTTGAACCTTTATGATCATGTTACCTATGCTGGAACAGATATTACAAATATTGTCTCATAATTTGAGCAATACGTTTTGGTAGGGCAAAACATTGATTGTTAATATTGTTAGgtatatttcttttttaattttgtaatgtttttaaaatgatggaaataaatacatacaaatttaatattttgtattaaaCCTCAGTGATGAGTATAATAGCAGGAATTGGAATTTGCATATTAGGCCTGACTATATTCAAATGCAACCACAAAGAGCTGAAGATGTATATTTAATCATTTGCTGCTGCCTGGCTTCATAAGACAGAATGTTAATTTGAACCAAAATAATAACATGCAACAAATCATTTGTATACAGTATTCATCAACATCAGAAGTGTATTCTGCTAGTGGCCAGAGCCCGACGGTTTAGCTCAGTGTTGGCTCACCAGCAGGGCTGCGGCCTGTATCGAATGACAGGCCTCTTGTGTGGCGGGTTACGCTACACATTTGCTCAGATGCTTCCTGTTAGAACTGCACAATAATATTCTGAAGAAGTCTGAATCAGGCCATGGATCCTTAGATCTTCATCAGACCATTAATCTCTGCAGTATACGTGGTAATGTTTAAAGTAATCCATATTGTGTTCTGTATTGGCTTCCTGAAAGAGAGCATGTATGGCTGTGAAGGAGGCACTGGTGTAGAGTGGATTACGGTGATGACAGGGTGTCAAGGAGATGGAGCTGGTGGCTCACTCATCCATAACCTCTGTTATTCAGGGGTGTGGAATTACAGGTGGCAATTGCATCCCCCTGTTGTGGCCCAGAGATAATTTCCTTCCCACACTGGTGTGCTTGCCTGAGGTCACTTATTCCTCGGACACCTGGGGAGAAGGAGCTGATTTGAAAAGATGACGAAGGCCAACTGAGAATATATTTATCTCCTACTGAAGATTCACAAGGCTACTGGAGTTCCCTCAGTTATTTAAAAGATATTCCCCGTGATGGATGCAAGACTTTTGGACGAATCGGAAGAACGCCCGCGACGGTCCTGCTGCCTTCCTTCTGGGAACGCCTCGGAACCTTCTGACTGGGCCCACTTCCACAAGCCCATCATCACCATGGTGATGGGCGCCCTGATGTCGGCCGCGGGGGCCGCTCTGCTGCTGTTGCGCGCTCTGGGTGTGAGCGAGGCCCCCCACGCCATGGTCCCCGCCTGCCTGTCGGCGGGGCCCGTGTTTGTGGTGCTGGGCCTGGTGTGGATCCCCATCCTGAGGCAGAAGCAGAGACGGCGCGCCTCCTGTTACGAGGGGGGCACCCTGTACGGCACCGAGCGGTGAGGagcggacggacggatggacggtGCTGTGAAACCTGAGCACCCTCCCCCCAGCAGCCCGCCACGACAAAgtgtcctttttctttttttctttttctaaacATGTGGTAGCCTACAATCGCACCAATTGGTTGACAGGTGATAAGAACTTATGGTCATTGGACTTTGTACCCTGGGGCTGAAAACCGTTTATTTATCCCCGTCCATGAGTCAGAGAGCCACACACACTTCGCCACGCTCTCGAACACACCGCCCTCTCATTTCGTCGGGTTCTGGGATTCCTCCTCGGGAGCGGACGGAACACACCGTCGCCATGTCGACGGAGGTGCGGATGGAGCCCGTGACGGAGATCCAATACGGCGGCGTGGGCCGCTGCAAGTGCTCCTTCTGGTTCGCCGTGGCGCACGACATCCTGGGCCTGGTCATCATGATGATGGGTGTGTTCGGCGGCTTCGTCATCCACGACCTGCTCATCTACGCCGGCTCCATCATCCTCTTCTTCAGCCTCATCTGGTGGGTGTTCTGGTACAGCGGCAACATCGACGTGCCCCCCGGGGAGCTGGAGGACGACGTGGGCATGGTGAAGATGAAGAAAGGCGGGCTGACCGGCGTCGTCAGGAGCATGTCCAGCCGCGTCTCCAGTGGCCTTCGCAGCTCCTTCCGGAGGACGAGCGGACGCTTCCGGCGGGACGCCCCGGCGGCGGGCGACGAGCCTCAGCACAGGGAGAGCAGGCCCTCCACCGGCAGCCAGATGAGGAACGTGGAGGTGGCTCTGTCCACCATCTCTGAGGTCACCGAGTCCACGGCCTCGTGAGGGAGACGCCGTCCCATGTGACCtggctgtggtggggggggggggcctgtgtcTTCAGGTCTCCAGAGAGGGAAACGGCTTCCATCGTTTCAGTGCTGGAGACGGCAGGCCGTCCACGGGTCGCCTTATGGGAAACATTGACATGACGTGGCTCTCCAGACCGCCGCTGAAGTAACTGAAACCACCGTCTAGGGGGGCGGATGTCAGCGATATGATATGATCTCACTCCGGTAAACATCTGCCCTCAGATCTGTGTTCATCTGGAAAATGTGTGTCACTATTCGACGGGTTTGTTCTGGAACCGGGAGACACTGGTGTGCAGAGCTGTTACTGTAATGATTAAACAGTATCGTGGACATGGGGACGCTTGGTAAGATGCACATGGTCTTATCTCTGAGATAAGAACATAAACTTTGGACACACACGGTGAGTTAATTTGAGGAAAGTACGGTAACTAAAGCACTCCAAACAATATTTCTCTTTCAAATCGTGTCTGATTTGTGTGGTAGCTTTTGAACCGTCTGTTCAGTTTGATAATGGTAATTTTTAAGTGAGGACTTTGATTAAGAGATAAAATTGATAACCAATAGTCCACTGTCTTAATGGGTCTGGTCTGTtggttataaatatataaaaggcTGATCGGTCATATGGTCTATCAGTGATCAATCTTTATCCTTGCATTTTTCTAGTTATTCATTTATAGACTATTTTATACCTGTGACTTCCATATGTTTGGTAAATACCCAGGATTTATGCAACCATATATCCAGGGTTTATGTAACCATTACCTGTCCCaagtatatttattattattttgtcaatGTTGTCTACCGTCACATTACTTAATTGACCAATACATTGTACGGTTTatgttttaaattaaaaatggcaTTAATGAACTGATATTGTACATTTGTTGTTATGCATCTGTCAGATGCATGACTATTAtaactattatattattatattattacggTTTTTAAGACTTTTCCGTTCATGTTGTAAAATAAAAAGCTAGCGTTGTACATAAAGGTTGCAGCTTACTTCCCGTGCAGTCACACCCTTTACCCGCTGGCCTTAACGTGGGAGGGGCCCTCACAATGTTATCAGTCAGAAGCTATTAATCATTATGTGAACTGCAGGTATGCAATCTCACTCAATCTCTTTGTGTTTCATGCATCCGAAAATCTAGTAAGTTGAATGATTCCAAACTCCTCTCTAAATAAATTGAACTTGGTCATTAGTACAtcatctttgtttttgtttcagtaAATTGCTTTATTACGTGCAATTTTTAGGCGTAAAACCTACATTCATTATCATTGtcccacaaacatacacactctcacacacatacacacggtaATCCTGAGTCAACaaaatagagacagacagatttaGATGCATTAATCTATGCATCAATAAAACATAACCAAAACATGCTCATAGCACATGGGGTTGAGCAAACCCATTTCAACTCATACCTTTGTTATTTGTTTtgcataaataattaattacattGTTTTACACTTGAGCTTAGCTCAGCCCTATTCTAAAGTGCATAAGCAAAACAAATCTTGTTTCCCCGGAAAACTTGTGTGACCTTTGCGGCAGAGGGAACCCTGGGGACCTCATGACACTGTGTAACATGCTGAGGTCCTGCTCCCCTATGGAAGATGGAACTTATGTAAGCTGAAACCCTAATTGGGAGAGTCGAGCCAGTAGCATCACAAGGGGAATAGAAATAGCGAGTACTGCTGTGTTGTTTGAGTTTGGAGAGTATCTAGAGGAGAGAAAGCAAAACTCCCCTCAGGGGAGGAAGTCTTTGGAGGGAATATTTTCCTCCAAGTATCAAGAGACCATGGATAAGGTTAGAGGTTGAACAAGTGTGATGTCGGCAGGCGTCGAACGTAACAATACATACAAAATAGGATGTTAGGAACTGTATACAAAATACAGTTCCTATCAACTGTATTTTATATACTGTTGAAATGGCTAAAataaacttgaacttgaacttgaacccGGGCCACACACAGTTCCTTCCCCCACCTGGACTCATCCTCCCAACAGGGGGGAAGACCATCTGGTACAGgtgaggggaaaaaaataagtatattaatattcataatcATAAAGATCATTACAGCGTTCAACCTTTAGTAAATTGTATATTGCACACTGGGGGCTTGGGACAAGGTATCGGTTGTCATCCGCACAAGAGATTCTctcaacacacaaaacacagaagaTCTCTTGACATGAAGACATCACAATCAGAGGTGCACTGTCTCTGGACCCAAGGTAAAGACATCGACCAAGCCAGAAACAGAATTAACCGTATAACCTAATGAACAGCAAGGAAAAAACCTTGTGACTCTCTATTCATGGTTTTAAAATTGATAACAAACTTCTAAGCAATGGTTGGTAGAGATTTTTGATATATTTTGATACTTAAATTACTTATTCATGATATGAAATGTGTTCTCTCAAGTCCTGCCATGAGGATGAT contains these protein-coding regions:
- the LOC115531402 gene encoding phosphoinositide-interacting protein-like; amino-acid sequence: MDARLLDESEERPRRSCCLPSGNASEPSDWAHFHKPIITMVMGALMSAAGAALLLLRALGVSEAPHAMVPACLSAGPVFVVLGLVWIPILRQKQRRRASCYEGGTLYGTER
- the si:dkeyp-72e1.6 gene encoding transmembrane protein 238 — protein: MVIGLCTLGLKTVYLSPSMSQRATHTSPRSRTHRPLISSGSGIPPRERTEHTVAMSTEVRMEPVTEIQYGGVGRCKCSFWFAVAHDILGLVIMMMGVFGGFVIHDLLIYAGSIILFFSLIWWVFWYSGNIDVPPGELEDDVGMVKMKKGGLTGVVRSMSSRVSSGLRSSFRRTSGRFRRDAPAAGDEPQHRESRPSTGSQMRNVEVALSTISEVTESTAS